The following are encoded together in the Paludisphaera mucosa genome:
- a CDS encoding FAD-dependent monooxygenase: protein MADRIDRHVEVLVAGAGPSGLSLACELRRRGVGCLLVDEAAGSSSERESPALTIHAATMEVFHRMGIAGRIRDEARVAHGVGLYRASSRIVDVRLTLAPDETRFPFILVLPQSRTERILLERLELLGGGIEWETRLTSFKADLDGVTAELKSSSNRSSSVRAKWLIGCDGGRSVVRHGLGLTSAGDEYPERYLSADANVSWRLTPDEAAVVLTSEGPFVAIPLPEEGRWRLIDATGKSDVRAPEAILARLRELAGPISGLGGEVGEASWTSSFVIHRRVVDRYRAGRGFVVGDAAHLHSPAGGQGMNAGVQDAANLAWKLAMVIRREAPESLLESYDPERRPVGERVLRGTDRIMRMFAARNPPTRAARDAVLAALGRIEGVRRRISREVAELTVSYSGSPIVAESRAGWFGAVVQEGAKGCRATRSLLRGPAPGDRMPDVLLAQIDPVTGGPLRLSDVVFRADLDPKADPVVRHILLIFPGTLPASGTLLEGFPIEDFVPPHLDDRIHPILVEPRADFEGFQAWRGERLADPANGLHRRFGAEGACLYLVRPDGFIAFRARPLDPSVFREYAKRIFL from the coding sequence ATGGCGGACAGGATCGATCGTCATGTGGAGGTTCTGGTCGCAGGCGCGGGCCCATCGGGGCTGAGCCTGGCGTGCGAGCTGCGGCGGCGCGGAGTCGGGTGCTTGCTGGTCGACGAGGCGGCAGGATCTTCGTCGGAGCGGGAGTCGCCGGCCCTGACGATCCACGCGGCGACGATGGAGGTTTTCCATCGGATGGGAATCGCCGGTCGGATTCGGGACGAGGCACGCGTGGCCCACGGGGTGGGCCTTTATCGTGCATCGTCGCGAATCGTGGACGTCCGCCTGACCCTGGCGCCCGATGAGACGCGGTTTCCGTTCATCCTGGTCCTCCCCCAGAGCCGGACGGAGCGGATCTTACTGGAGCGGTTGGAACTGCTGGGCGGCGGGATCGAGTGGGAGACGCGGCTGACCTCGTTCAAGGCGGATCTCGACGGGGTGACCGCCGAGCTGAAAAGCAGCTCGAACCGGTCGTCGTCCGTCCGCGCGAAGTGGCTGATCGGCTGCGACGGCGGACGAAGCGTGGTTCGGCATGGCCTGGGACTGACATCCGCGGGAGACGAGTATCCCGAACGGTACCTGTCGGCCGATGCAAACGTCTCCTGGCGGCTGACGCCCGACGAAGCGGCCGTCGTGTTGACGTCGGAGGGGCCTTTCGTCGCGATCCCGCTGCCGGAGGAGGGGCGCTGGCGGCTGATCGACGCAACCGGGAAGTCGGATGTCCGGGCTCCCGAGGCGATCCTTGCCAGGTTGCGCGAACTGGCCGGACCGATCTCCGGCTTGGGCGGCGAGGTGGGCGAGGCCTCGTGGACGTCGTCGTTCGTGATCCATCGGCGGGTGGTCGACCGCTATCGCGCAGGGCGCGGCTTCGTCGTGGGCGACGCCGCCCACCTGCACAGCCCGGCCGGGGGACAGGGGATGAACGCGGGGGTTCAGGACGCGGCCAATCTGGCGTGGAAGCTGGCGATGGTGATTCGCCGGGAAGCCCCGGAGTCCCTGCTGGAATCGTACGACCCCGAGCGTCGACCGGTCGGCGAACGCGTGCTCCGAGGGACCGACCGGATCATGAGGATGTTCGCCGCCCGGAATCCCCCGACCCGCGCCGCACGGGACGCGGTCCTGGCTGCACTGGGGAGGATCGAGGGGGTTCGCCGTCGGATCTCGCGCGAGGTCGCGGAGCTGACCGTCTCATACTCCGGCAGCCCGATCGTCGCCGAGAGCCGGGCGGGCTGGTTCGGGGCCGTGGTTCAGGAAGGCGCCAAGGGCTGCCGGGCGACGCGCTCGCTGCTCCGCGGCCCTGCGCCCGGCGACCGCATGCCGGACGTTTTGCTCGCCCAGATCGACCCTGTAACCGGAGGACCCTTGCGGCTGTCCGACGTCGTCTTTAGGGCGGACCTCGACCCCAAGGCCGATCCGGTGGTTCGCCACATCCTCCTCATCTTCCCAGGGACTCTGCCCGCGTCGGGAACGCTTCTCGAGGGATTCCCGATCGAGGATTTCGTCCCGCCTCACCTCGACGATCGCATCCACCCGATTCTGGTCGAGCCCAGGGCCGACTTCGAGGGCTTCCAGGCCTGGCGAGGAGAGCGACTCGCCGACCCGGCCAACGGGTTGCATCGTCGGTTCGGCGCCGAAGGAGCATGCCTTTACCTCGTTCGGCCAGACGGCTTCATCGCCTTCCGCGCACGTCCGCTCGACCCCTCGGTCTTTCGCGAGTACGCTAAGCGTATCTTCCTCTAA
- a CDS encoding FKBP-type peptidyl-prolyl cis-trans isomerase, protein MARTLLCASLAGLFALSFSIPASAQDGKKGEKEKEMTKTESGLEYKDTKEGDGAAPKKGQKCKMHYTGWLWEDGKKGEKFDSSVDRDEPFEFTLGVGQVIKGWDEGVGSMKVGGKRELRIPPSLGYGARGAGGVIPPNATLLFEVELLGVR, encoded by the coding sequence ATGGCCCGGACGCTGCTTTGTGCATCGTTGGCCGGACTGTTCGCCCTGAGCTTCTCGATCCCGGCCTCGGCCCAGGACGGGAAGAAGGGCGAGAAGGAGAAAGAGATGACGAAGACCGAGAGCGGCCTGGAGTACAAGGATACGAAGGAAGGGGACGGTGCCGCTCCCAAGAAGGGGCAGAAGTGCAAGATGCACTACACCGGGTGGCTCTGGGAAGACGGCAAGAAGGGCGAGAAGTTCGACAGCTCGGTCGATCGGGACGAGCCGTTCGAGTTCACCCTGGGCGTCGGCCAGGTCATCAAGGGCTGGGACGAAGGCGTCGGATCCATGAAGGTCGGCGGGAAGCGTGAGCTGCGAATCCCCCCTTCGCTCGGCTACGGCGCGCGGGGTGCGGGCGGCGTCATCCCGCCGAACGCCACGCTGCTGTTCGAGGTCGAACTCCTGGGCGTTCGCTGA
- a CDS encoding sensor histidine kinase has protein sequence MSDPSTIGRSTAAKTSEPMPNVLGHVASSVVHSVINHFSAIVSQAEMLKTRALPAEEVARRADAIIGAALVGSTLGRRLAEYSRRATTADLQPVDLDRLIADRLEARREDAPAGVALAADLSARAVFPGDAPRLVIMLDCLLDNGFEALDEIGGGVLTVSTRLDPLGWLELDVRDDGPGMAPDVLEQALEPFFSTKPDHPGLGLPLARSLWRRHRGAFSIDAPQGRGTLVRLTRPPAEPPSST, from the coding sequence ATGTCCGACCCCAGCACCATCGGCCGATCGACCGCGGCGAAGACGTCGGAGCCCATGCCGAACGTGCTGGGCCACGTGGCGTCGTCGGTCGTGCACAGCGTCATCAACCATTTCAGCGCCATCGTGAGCCAGGCGGAGATGCTCAAGACCCGCGCCTTGCCCGCCGAAGAGGTCGCCCGTCGCGCCGACGCGATCATCGGGGCCGCCCTCGTGGGCTCGACCCTGGGCCGGCGGCTCGCCGAATACAGCCGACGCGCGACCACCGCGGACCTTCAGCCCGTCGACCTGGACCGCCTGATCGCCGACCGGCTCGAAGCCCGACGCGAGGACGCCCCGGCCGGCGTCGCCCTGGCCGCCGACCTCTCCGCCCGCGCCGTCTTCCCCGGCGACGCGCCGCGCCTCGTCATCATGCTGGACTGCCTGCTGGACAACGGCTTTGAAGCCTTGGACGAGATCGGAGGCGGCGTCCTGACGGTGTCGACGCGCCTCGACCCGCTGGGCTGGCTTGAGCTGGACGTCCGCGACGACGGCCCCGGCATGGCTCCCGACGTCCTCGAGCAGGCGCTCGAGCCCTTCTTCAGCACCAAGCCCGACCACCCCGGACTGGGTCTCCCCCTGGCGCGGAGCCTGTGGCGGCGCCACCGAGGCGCTTTCTCGATCGACGCGCCTCAGGGACGCGGCACCCTCGTCCGCCTCACCCGGCCCCCGGCCGAACCGCCCTCTTCAACCTGA
- a CDS encoding NPCBM/NEW2 domain-containing protein — MRKHLCISLRLAAVLAASGVVDASRAEGPDLAGPAFETLTTAGPGPSGRITLLAVDRIEISPAESPPRAFATTELVHLSREAATSTGEGAYVVLPEGDRVVRALVGSATDAKVEVQALALGKASMPLDAVLGLVLNPPSDPDAFDLLVRRLRTEARTSEVVWLANGDRVAGSFLGMDDRVVRLQVQGAARELARDGVTAVGFDPALVSYPKPAGPYLEIGMLDGSRLGLVEVKLERGRVSGATRFGVRIDVPLADVVRVAPRTPTVAYLSELPVEAKSYVPYFDLVRPFQADASVEDRPLLLNGKTYDRGIGTSSRTLLAFKIQPGDLRFQATVGVDERAGALGSVVFRVLTDGKVRYASPSLTYRDAPVAVDVDLEGVKHLILATEFGERGDVRDLADWVEARIIRRP; from the coding sequence ATGCGTAAGCACCTTTGCATTTCCTTGCGACTCGCGGCGGTCCTCGCCGCGTCGGGGGTCGTCGACGCGTCGCGAGCCGAGGGCCCCGACCTCGCCGGCCCGGCATTCGAGACGCTGACGACCGCGGGCCCCGGGCCGTCGGGGCGGATCACATTGCTGGCGGTCGACCGGATCGAGATCTCGCCCGCAGAGAGCCCGCCCAGGGCGTTCGCGACGACCGAGCTGGTCCACCTGTCGCGCGAAGCGGCGACCTCGACGGGAGAAGGGGCCTACGTCGTGCTCCCCGAAGGCGACCGGGTCGTGCGGGCGCTGGTGGGCTCGGCGACGGACGCCAAGGTCGAGGTCCAGGCGCTCGCGCTGGGCAAGGCCTCGATGCCGCTCGACGCGGTGCTCGGCCTGGTGCTGAATCCGCCGAGCGACCCGGATGCGTTCGACCTGCTCGTCCGCCGGCTCCGCACGGAGGCCCGGACCAGCGAGGTCGTGTGGCTCGCCAACGGCGACCGGGTCGCCGGCTCTTTCCTCGGCATGGACGATCGCGTCGTCCGCCTGCAGGTCCAGGGCGCGGCCCGCGAGCTGGCGCGCGACGGCGTCACCGCCGTCGGCTTCGACCCGGCCCTGGTCTCCTATCCGAAGCCGGCCGGGCCTTACCTCGAAATCGGCATGCTCGACGGTTCGCGGCTCGGGCTCGTCGAGGTCAAGCTCGAGCGGGGTCGGGTTTCCGGCGCGACCCGCTTCGGCGTGCGCATCGACGTCCCGCTCGCCGACGTCGTCCGCGTCGCGCCCCGCACGCCGACCGTCGCGTACCTGTCGGAACTCCCGGTCGAAGCCAAAAGCTACGTGCCCTACTTCGACCTCGTGCGGCCGTTTCAGGCCGACGCCAGCGTGGAGGACCGTCCCCTGCTCCTGAACGGAAAGACGTACGATCGAGGGATCGGGACGTCGAGCCGGACGCTCCTGGCGTTCAAGATCCAGCCGGGCGACCTGCGATTCCAGGCGACCGTGGGCGTCGACGAACGCGCCGGCGCGCTGGGAAGCGTCGTCTTTCGCGTCCTGACCGACGGCAAGGTCCGGTACGCCAGCCCTTCGCTCACCTACCGCGACGCCCCGGTCGCCGTCGACGTCGACCTCGAGGGGGTCAAGCATCTGATCCTCGCCACCGAGTTCGGCGAGCGCGGCGACGTCCGCGACCTGGCCGATTGGGTCGAGGCCCGGATCATCCGCCGTCCTTGA
- a CDS encoding prenyltransferase/squalene oxidase repeat-containing protein, with protein MILPSRILCLVAATSVLVASPLAAQEAPKAEQPAAKQEAPAPKGEAPKAEPAKGDAPKAEKAQSVGVFGEAVRGDVPDGTREMLTPEADRAIQNGLAWLARSQQPDGSFGSGTYRGNIAVTSLAGLAFMAGGSSPGRGPYGSQVDKALAYVMANTSPAGFIAVAAASTHGPMYSHGFGALFLAEAYGMTRRAEIREKLQKAVRLIIDTQNHEGGWRYQPVRHDADISVTICEINALRAARNAGLFIPKETVEACIKYVKQAQNPDGGFRYMLQGGASAFPRSAAGVVALQSAGVYDEKEVAEGVAYLKQFMREIKLGSRYSHYFYGHYYAAQAMWIRGGDDWNEWFPAIRNELVHRQSAAGYWNDSICNEYGTAMALIILQMPNNFLPIFQR; from the coding sequence ATGATCCTCCCAAGCCGCATCCTCTGCCTCGTCGCCGCGACCTCGGTGCTCGTCGCCTCCCCACTCGCCGCCCAGGAGGCCCCGAAGGCCGAACAGCCGGCGGCGAAGCAGGAAGCCCCGGCCCCCAAGGGCGAGGCGCCCAAGGCCGAGCCCGCGAAGGGCGACGCGCCGAAGGCCGAGAAGGCCCAGTCCGTGGGCGTCTTCGGCGAGGCCGTGCGCGGGGACGTCCCCGACGGCACGCGCGAGATGCTCACGCCCGAGGCCGATCGAGCGATCCAGAACGGGCTCGCGTGGTTGGCCCGGTCGCAGCAGCCCGACGGCTCGTTCGGGAGCGGCACCTACCGCGGCAACATCGCCGTCACCAGCCTCGCCGGCCTGGCCTTCATGGCGGGCGGATCGTCGCCGGGCCGGGGCCCCTACGGCTCCCAGGTCGACAAGGCGCTCGCCTACGTCATGGCCAACACCTCGCCGGCCGGCTTCATCGCCGTGGCCGCCGCCTCGACCCACGGCCCCATGTATTCGCACGGCTTCGGCGCGCTCTTCCTGGCCGAGGCCTACGGCATGACGCGCCGGGCCGAGATCCGCGAGAAGCTCCAGAAGGCCGTCCGTCTCATCATCGACACCCAGAACCACGAGGGGGGCTGGCGCTACCAGCCGGTGCGCCACGACGCCGACATCTCCGTCACCATCTGCGAGATCAACGCCCTGCGCGCCGCGCGGAACGCCGGGCTGTTCATCCCCAAGGAGACGGTCGAGGCCTGCATCAAGTACGTGAAGCAGGCGCAGAACCCCGACGGCGGCTTTCGCTACATGCTCCAGGGGGGGGCGAGCGCGTTCCCGCGTTCGGCGGCCGGCGTCGTCGCGCTGCAGAGCGCCGGGGTCTACGACGAGAAGGAAGTCGCCGAAGGCGTGGCCTATCTCAAGCAGTTCATGCGCGAGATCAAGCTGGGGAGCCGCTACAGCCACTACTTCTACGGCCACTATTACGCCGCGCAGGCCATGTGGATCCGCGGGGGCGACGACTGGAACGAGTGGTTCCCGGCGATCCGCAACGAGCTGGTCCATCGCCAGTCCGCCGCCGGCTACTGGAACGACAGCATCTGCAACGAATACGGCACGGCCATGGCCCTGATCATCCTCCAGATGCCCAACAACTTCCTGCCGATCTTCCAGAGATGA